In the Puntigrus tetrazona isolate hp1 chromosome 9, ASM1883169v1, whole genome shotgun sequence genome, one interval contains:
- the ccdc80 gene encoding coiled-coil domain-containing protein 80, with the protein MRGRYMLGFGVLCLLTWAVYVSESSPTDKQAKLRLMTIRRARQNKSRQDQIIKTRYLSRLSNRGIDEGINVTRSVQSRKDLPQMRPAQGEYINPIQQDDGAPGARARVSRMPSSAGSPNLLASFAGKNRLLVISAPHDSDGYYRLMMSLLKPDVYCELAERHVHQIVMFHQEGELGGKIRRITNEGKVMEEPLDTTIIPRLINFLKLEKGKFGMVLLKKTLQVEERYPYPVRLEAMYEVIDQSPIRKMEKVRQKGFVQKCKGAGVEGQVVEGVPSTDPPVDPSMERRKEVRKPIRRPATTTTSAPIRPTTTTKATTTTTTTRPPTTTRSTTTTTTTTRPTTTRTTTTLRTTRAPTTPQWIPAHKTTTEPYHYNRRDRHQTTSPTTLPIYTKSDTTKYKDNHTDKKEYNHKHTSIPTQQKPPKVKPTKKKNGDKEISNVYEEKYDVGEPTDVYPEEKEEEIVRGKKVKGRADKKKKKDKKDKTERKGKDGKGGKKNGKKVLKKTEKEEYQKPTKRPPPPPPPKGTLATFLDYFESKRRLILITSPTEENTMYVQQRDEYLEHVCEMAIRKVSIITIFGTLTNSTMKIDHYQLENDKPMKGLKQEDLENQDLITELRKEYRMTYSDFYMVLTDLDMKAKQYYEVPIAMKAVFDYVDTFSSRIREMEQQKRDGVTCKKEDKPRSLENFLSRFRWRRRLFVISAPNDEEWAYQQQLYALNSQACNLGLRHVSVLKLVGTDLIDMGGVLELYPINGSATVEREGISATLVRDIRNYFQISPEYFSMLLVGKDGNVKSWYPSPMWSMAIIYDLIDSMQLRRQEMAIQQSLGMRCPEDEYGGYGYHHEGYQDGYHQGYGY; encoded by the exons ATGAGGGGAAGGTACATGCTTGGCTTCGGTGTTTTGTGTCTGTTGACATGGGCTGTTTACGTGTCCGAGAGCAGTCCGACCGATAAACAAGCCAAACTCAGACTGATGACCATAAGACGAgcaagacaaaacaaatcacGACAGGATCAGATCATCAAAACACGTTATCTTTCACGGCTCAGTAACAGAGGAATAGATGAAGGTATAAACGTTACCAGGAGCGTCCAATCCAGAAAGGACTTGCCACAAATGAGACCAGCACAGGGTGAGTATATAAACCCAATCCAGCAAGATGATGGAGCACCTGGAGCCAGGGCCAGAGTATCTCGCATGCCAAGCAGCGCGGGCTCTCCAAACTTACTGGCGTCATTTGCAGGGAAAAATCGCCTGCTGGTTATTTCCGCTCCTCACGACTCTGATGGTTACTACAGACTGATGATGAGTCTTCTCAAACCTGATGTTTACTGCGAATTGGCAGAGCGACACGTGCAtcaaattgtaatgtttcaccAGGAAGGGGAATTAGGTGGGAAAATCAGACGCATTACTAATGAGGGCAAGGTGATGGAAGAGCCGTTAGATACAACTATTATTCCCAGACTCATTAACTTTCTGAAATTAGAGAAAGGAAAGTTTGGGATGGTCCTTCTTAAGAAGACTCTTCAGGTAGAAGAGCGCTACCCGTACCCTGTCAGATTGGAAGCGATGTATGAAGTTATTGACCAGTCGCCCATTCGCAAAATGGAAAAAGTCAGGCAGAAAGGCTTTGTGCAGAAGTGTAAAGGGGCTGGGGTGGAGGGGCAGGTGGTGGAGGGTGTCCCCAGCACTGACCCCCCAGTTGACCCATCAATGGAGAGGAGAAAAGAGGTGCGGAAACCAATTCGAAGACCAGCTACAACTACTACTTCAGCACCAATAAGACCGACGACCACTACCAAAGCAactaccaccaccaccacaacaCGTCCCCCAACTACAACCCGATCCACCACTACAACGACGACAACAACGCGGCCAACCACAACACGGACGACCACCACTCTAAGAACGACCAGAGCTCCTACTACCCCACAATGGATCCCGGCCCACAAGACCACCACTGAGCCATACCATTACAACCGTAGAGACAGACACCAGACAACCTCACCCACAACACTTCCCATCTACACCAAATCTGATACAACAAAATACAAGGACAACCACACAGATAAAAAAGAATACAACCACAAACATACCAGCATACCTACACAACAGAAACCACCTAAAGTTAAgcctacaaagaaaaaaaatggtgataAGGAAATTAGCAATGTTTATGAAGAGAAATATGATGTAGGTGAGCCCACCGATGTCTATCCTGAAGAGAAGGAGGAAGAAATTGTGCGTGGCAAGAAAGTCAAGGGCAGGGCggataaaaagaagaaaaaggacaaGAAGGACAAGACGGAAAGGAAGGGAAAGGATGGAAAGGGTGGCaagaaaaatggaaagaaagtATTAAAGAAAACTGAGAAAGAAGAGTATCAGAAACCAACAAAAAGACCACCACCCCCTCCGCCACCTAAAGGAACTCTGGCAACCTTTTTGGActattttgaaagcaaaaggaGACTAATT TTGATCACTTCTCCAACAGAGGAGAACACCATGTATGTTCAGCAAAGGGATGAATACTTGGAACATGTGTGTGAGATGGCCATCAGGAAGGTCTCCATCATCACCATCTTTGGCACGCTTACAAACAGCACCATGAAAATAGATCATTACCAACTTG AGAATGACAAGCCCATGAAAGGTCTGAAACAGGAGGATTTGGAGAACCAGGATCTTATCACAGAGCTGAGGAAAGAGTACAGAATGACGTACAGTGATTTCTACATGGTCCTCACAGATCTGGACATGAAAGCCAAG CAATATTATGAGGTGCCAATTGCGATGAAGGCTGTGTTTGATTACGTCGACACGTTTTCATCACGCATCAGAGAGATGGAACAACAAAAGCGTGATGGGGTGACGTGTAAAAAAGAAGACAAGCCAAGATCGTTGGAGAACTTCCTTTCCAG GTTCCGCTGGAGACGCAGGTTGTTTGTCATATCTGCACCAAATGATGAGGAATGGGCCTATCAGCAACAGCTCTATGCACTAAACAGTCAGGCATGCAACCTGG GTCTTCGCCATGTATCGGTTCTGAAGCTGGTGGGGACAGATCTCATAGACATGGGAGGAGTGCTGGAGCTTTACCCCATCAATG GAAGTGCAACGGTGGAGCGTGAGGGCATCTCTGCCACTCTAGTGAGGGACATCAGAAACTATTTCCAGATCAGCCCAGAGTACTTCTCCATGCTGCTGGTAGGAAAAGACGGAAATGTCAAGTCCTGGTACCCGTCACCTATGTGGTCCATGGCCATCATCTATGACTTGATCGACTCCATGCAGCTTCGCAGACAGGAAATGGCTATCCAGCAGTCTCTAGGCATGCGCTGTCCGGAGGATGAGTACGGTGGCTATGGCTACCACCATGAGGGGTACCAGGATGGTTATCATCAGGGTTATGGCTATTAG
- the slc35a5 gene encoding probable UDP-sugar transporter protein SLC35A5, translating to MAPSSSSSLCRCCCPCSRLCSRSSAYTLVLGLGFVTVGTSRILLLKFSANEENKYDFLPASVNLMAEAIKLVFCLVMSVRVVIREGRSYKDLGCSSGASFLSYLKWSVPAFLYFLDNLIIFYVMTYLQPAMAVMFSNIVIFTTAILFRVVLKRRLSWVQWASLIILFLSIVSLTTGSGDQHAIAVHGIHPAHISTPSNSCLKYAHPEPVHQNYNDTSWKRELWDSQLIHKLNSFGLGYVLLLLQCFISALANIYNEKILKEGEQLVESIFIQNSKLYVFGLIFNSLTLLLHSDYRDLTLHCGLLYGHNIFSIALVFVTAALGLSVAFILKFRDNMFHVLTGQITTVIVTALSLFLFDFRPSMDFFLQAPVVLLAIFIYHSSKLKDTEFALQQERLRVINGEVFERSRGDGEELERLTKANTESESEEESF from the exons ATGGCCCCGTCCTCGTCCTCTTCTTTATGCCGCTGCTGCTGTCCTTGTTCGCGGCTGTGCTCAAGATCTTCAGCCTACACTTTGGTACTGGGTCTGGGTTTTGTTACTGTGGGAACCAGTCGCATCCTATTACTAAAATTCTCGGCCAATGAGG AAAACAAATACGACTTTCTTCCTGCATCTGTGAATTTAATGGCAGAAGCCATCAAACTAGTATTTTGTTTAGTGATGTCAGTACGGGTGGTCATTCGAG AGGGCCGTTCCTATAAAGATTTGGGGTGTTCATCTGGTGCCTCTTTTCTCAGCTATCTGAAATGGTCCGTTCCTGCATTCCTCTACTTCCTTGATAACCTTATAATCTTCTATGTGATGACCTATCTGCAACCG GCCATGGCAGTTATGTTTTCCAACATTGTAATTTTCACAACAGCCATTCTCTTCCGTGTTGTTCTGAA GAGGCGCCTGTCTTGGGTGCAGTGGGCGTCTTTGATCATTTTGTTCCTGTCCATTGTGTCGTTGACGACTGGCAGTGGTGACCAGCATGCCATTGCTGTCCACGGCATTCACCCAGCCCACATTTCCACACCTTCCAACAGCTGCCTAAAATACGCCCATCCCGAGCCAGTGCATCAAAACTATAATGACACATCTTGGAAACGTGAGCTGTGGGACAGCCAGCTCATCCACAAGCTGAACAGCTTCGGCCTGGGTTAcgtcctgctgctgctgcaatgCTTCATCTCTGCACTGGCCAACATCTACAATGAGAAGATCCTCAAGGAGGGGGAGCAGCTGGTGGAGAGCATCTTCATCCAGAACAGCAAGCTGTACGTGTTCGGTTTGATCTTCAACAGCCTCACACTGCTGCTGCACTCTGACTACCGTGACCTGACACTGCACTGCGGCCTCCTCTACGGACACAACATCTTCTCCATCGCGCTGGTCTTCGTCACAGCCGCTTTAGGCCTGTCGGTGGCCTTCATTCTCAAGTTCCGGGATAACATGTTCCACGTGCTGACGGGCCAGATCACCACAGTCATTGTCACcgcgctctctctcttcttGTTTGACTTTCGTCCATCGATGGATTTCTTCCTGCAGGCTCCTGTAGTACTGCTTGCCATCTTTATTTACCACAGCAGCAAACTGAAGGATACAGAGTTTGCACTGCAGCAGGAGAGGCTCAGGGTAATCAATGGCGAGGTGTTTGAGAGGTCCAGAGGG gatgGGGAGGAGTTGGAGAGGCTAACCAAGGCTAACACAGAGAGCGAATCTGAAGAAGAATCTTTCTGA